In Caldisericum sp., one DNA window encodes the following:
- a CDS encoding WG repeat-containing protein: MNAKRLVSLLVLVVLIFTSCGAKESKGAYSNESLKYLPQLIPYRAGEYWGYCNKDKHIIVQPKYSEAYLLSEGLAAVNLNGKWGYIDEKGNTVIQPKFGMAGNFHEGLAYVSIGNKYGYIDAKGKLVINPMFDSAWDFHNGIAMVSMNIPKVGTKYGYIDKTGKYIVEPKFDYGYDFNGSFAVVMSGWKQGVINKYGKIIVPTKYDQVFIVENTLGLFAVRSGDKYGLFDAKGKMVLSIKYDYIGNFVDGLAPTGLNGKWGYINTKGQVAIPFTFDGAEDFHEGLASVSVKGNYGYIDEKGRFIIKPAYKCSYMFSEGLAAVQDKSGKWGYINKSGTVVIKPVYDEANNFSEGLAYVKAGGTQKFIDKNGNTAFVIPASFDKLGYVISYPYFVNGLITVVLPQGAGVSKTIGYMDGRGTQYWEEKK, encoded by the coding sequence ATGAATGCAAAAAGGTTAGTTTCGTTGTTAGTCCTTGTTGTATTGATTTTTACTTCGTGCGGGGCAAAAGAAAGCAAAGGGGCTTATTCGAATGAAAGCCTTAAATACCTTCCGCAACTTATTCCTTATAGAGCAGGAGAATATTGGGGATACTGTAACAAAGATAAGCATATCATCGTCCAGCCAAAATATTCTGAAGCCTATCTTCTAAGTGAAGGTCTTGCAGCAGTTAATCTTAACGGAAAATGGGGATACATAGACGAAAAAGGGAATACTGTTATACAGCCCAAATTTGGTATGGCAGGGAATTTTCACGAAGGGCTTGCCTATGTCAGTATCGGAAACAAGTATGGTTATATAGATGCAAAAGGGAAATTAGTTATAAATCCTATGTTTGATAGTGCCTGGGATTTCCATAATGGCATTGCAATGGTTTCAATGAACATCCCGAAGGTTGGCACTAAATACGGATATATAGATAAAACTGGAAAATACATAGTAGAACCTAAGTTTGACTATGGATATGATTTTAACGGTAGTTTTGCAGTTGTAATGTCCGGGTGGAAACAAGGCGTTATCAATAAGTATGGAAAGATAATTGTCCCAACCAAATATGACCAAGTGTTTATAGTAGAGAATACGCTGGGTTTATTTGCAGTTAGGTCGGGTGATAAGTATGGTTTATTTGATGCGAAGGGTAAAATGGTTCTTTCGATAAAATATGACTATATTGGGAACTTTGTGGATGGACTTGCTCCAACGGGTCTGAACGGCAAATGGGGATATATAAATACAAAAGGGCAAGTTGCTATTCCTTTCACATTTGATGGTGCGGAGGATTTTCATGAAGGGCTTGCTTCGGTATCTGTCAAGGGTAACTATGGATATATTGACGAGAAAGGTAGGTTTATTATAAAGCCTGCATATAAATGCTCTTATATGTTTAGTGAAGGGCTTGCCGCAGTTCAGGATAAGAGTGGCAAATGGGGTTACATAAATAAAAGTGGTACAGTTGTGATCAAGCCTGTTTACGATGAAGCAAACAATTTTTCGGAGGGTCTTGCTTATGTAAAAGCAGGGGGAACTCAAAAATTTATCGACAAGAATGGGAATACAGCATTTGTAATACCAGCATCTTTTGACAAACTCGGTTATGTAATTTCGTATCCATATTTTGTAAATGGTTTGATAACAGTTGTCTTACCACAAGGCGCAGGTGTTTCTAAGACCATTGGTTATATGGATGGCAGAGGGACGCAATACTGGGAAGAGAAGAAATAG
- a CDS encoding DUF1648 domain-containing protein → MEGLKGEKKLSSSGKVFIFIAFAILLVTFALSIFFYPRLPQVIATHWNAFGEVDGFMQKSWGVFTLPIFSSAITLFFILVPKIFRTKESEKFREIYYEIAIFLSLLFLLAQIHTLLWNIGIKLNANVFISFTLGGLLMSFALILDDMGKRIENETKGDITFSERYDLNSVKAVSLTFKVIGIIAILGAFFPRYSVWFVVFPLMFSPFLIALFISIKS, encoded by the coding sequence ATGGAAGGACTCAAGGGGGAGAAAAAGTTATCGAGTTCAGGAAAAGTCTTTATTTTTATTGCTTTTGCAATTCTCCTTGTAACATTTGCTTTGAGTATTTTCTTTTATCCCCGTCTTCCTCAGGTTATTGCAACGCACTGGAATGCATTCGGCGAAGTTGATGGTTTTATGCAAAAGTCCTGGGGTGTATTTACCCTGCCTATTTTTTCCTCTGCCATAACTTTGTTTTTTATTCTTGTGCCAAAAATTTTCAGGACGAAAGAAAGTGAAAAATTCAGGGAAATATATTACGAAATAGCAATTTTTTTGTCTTTGTTATTCTTGCTTGCACAAATTCATACGCTCCTTTGGAATATCGGGATAAAGCTTAACGCAAATGTTTTCATTTCTTTTACCTTGGGAGGACTTTTAATGTCTTTTGCACTTATACTTGACGATATGGGGAAGCGTATAGAGAATGAAACAAAGGGAGACATTACTTTTTCAGAACGCTATGATTTGAATAGTGTTAAAGCGGTAAGCCTTACTTTTAAAGTAATCGGAATTATCGCTATTCTTGGAGCCTTTTTCCCGAGATACTCGGTTTGGTTTGTTGTTTTCCCTCTAATGTTTTCTCCATTTCTAATAGCACTTTTTATTTCAATAAAATCGTAA
- a CDS encoding SdpI family protein, whose translation MKVLFGPLPEGANLYVINALLILAYSIFVIIGFNSKRNYFAGVRTPETLGNDNIWKEVNRRVLIVTLSFTVPLFILNLVFAILKFGEPFGIAILVVFALGMIIINTYSLKYAQNLVKESGNEVQKTEIPLTKVILLLLGTIFLALIWFLIWNWKVK comes from the coding sequence ATGAAAGTGCTTTTTGGACCGCTACCGGAAGGTGCAAATCTTTATGTTATTAATGCGTTGTTAATCCTTGCTTATTCAATTTTTGTTATTATTGGATTTAACTCAAAGCGAAACTATTTTGCTGGAGTAAGGACTCCTGAAACTCTCGGGAACGATAACATATGGAAAGAAGTAAATAGAAGGGTATTGATTGTCACTCTTTCGTTTACTGTCCCACTCTTTATCCTGAACCTTGTATTTGCCATTTTGAAGTTTGGAGAGCCTTTCGGCATTGCAATACTTGTAGTTTTTGCTCTTGGTATGATTATTATAAACACTTACTCTCTTAAATATGCACAAAATCTTGTAAAAGAAAGTGGTAATGAGGTCCAGAAAACTGAAATTCCTCTTACAAAAGTTATTTTGCTTTTATTAGGGACGATTTTTCTTGCATTAATATGGTTTTTAATATGGAATTGGAAGGTTAAATAA
- a CDS encoding sortase B protein-sorting domain-containing protein translates to MVKGVVWALWFILSVASVTIYIESLTWIKNAIRANDTKKIFLFATLLVLSGIVFIFLSYEESNSIYSGVIILIILAILEILGVSNKIKIKLQNITNDEKYKSD, encoded by the coding sequence ATGGTTAAGGGAGTGGTATGGGCTTTGTGGTTTATTTTGAGTGTTGCCTCTGTAACAATTTACATAGAAAGCCTTACCTGGATTAAAAATGCAATACGAGCAAACGATACTAAAAAAATCTTCTTATTCGCTACACTTCTTGTTCTGTCAGGGATTGTTTTCATATTCCTTTCATATGAAGAAAGCAATTCAATTTATTCAGGTGTTATCATTCTAATTATATTAGCCATACTCGAGATTCTCGGGGTTAGTAATAAAATCAAAATAAAATTACAAAACATAACAAATGACGAGAAATATAAAAGCGACTAA
- a CDS encoding DUF2007 domain-containing protein produces the protein MKNTESLDKMLRVVFGVCFISSIIIFAISSILDIQDRTPFIIGSICSFISAVSFLALFALRRRENSLYINPSKGHTKEGLVFLASTSNEMEAELIKNLLGTNGIKAVVKKEVPGSYGEGMDAYIKARFGQSTFGIASENIYVKAGDFDKAKRIIKNHLGKKQK, from the coding sequence ATGAAAAATACGGAAAGTTTGGATAAGATGCTTAGAGTGGTTTTCGGGGTATGCTTTATTTCCTCGATTATTATTTTTGCAATTTCCTCGATTCTCGATATTCAGGATAGGACTCCCTTTATAATTGGAAGCATTTGCTCTTTCATTTCAGCTGTCTCTTTTCTTGCGTTATTTGCACTGAGGAGGCGTGAAAATTCGCTATACATAAACCCATCTAAGGGACATACAAAAGAAGGACTTGTGTTTCTTGCTTCAACAAGTAACGAAATGGAAGCAGAGTTAATTAAGAACCTTCTTGGGACAAATGGCATCAAGGCGGTCGTTAAAAAAGAAGTGCCAGGCTCTTATGGAGAAGGTATGGATGCATACATCAAGGCTCGATTTGGTCAATCTACATTTGGGATTGCTTCCGAAAATATATATGTAAAAGCAGGCGATTTCGATAAGGCGAAGAGAATTATAAAGAATCATTTAGGAAAAAAGCAAAAATAG
- a CDS encoding DUF2334 domain-containing protein: MKRVLVLLLIFMLVPIYPLKAQTISQPKIALLRLEDVSPWYAMQGNGLEALKKVAEYLHSQNVPFHVSVVPIYTDPKRKIYLDMSDPNDPRMAEFRETIKYMAAMGGVIGIHGYTHQHGDGISTADFEFGVDEETSTDTYAESHITKAIEAFNKSGIKYFYWETPHYTAKANQYKIFAKYFTLFYEPDFNYHRTKTIAVYYDLRDDKKPVYFFPAPFLMVTNEADVLRILNWAKFSNANFVSFFFHPFREFYSTYGGEGKLVFETTRTRGYIERLVEDLKHQGYTFKTINDLKIITFKPNSDVYSINDLYLVDKNKPIFKSNTFYLPLKSLLSSLSINTENLEDTLNFVSNNQKITLYLKDLSIDANGIKITKEGFKGIPPIINVGNNLYASVDFISRFLAVVQVNSAREEIIVIK, from the coding sequence ATGAAAAGAGTTTTAGTTTTATTGTTGATTTTTATGCTTGTGCCTATTTATCCATTGAAGGCGCAAACTATTAGCCAACCGAAAATTGCACTTTTACGCCTCGAGGATGTCTCTCCCTGGTATGCAATGCAGGGAAATGGGCTTGAGGCGCTCAAGAAAGTAGCAGAGTACCTCCATTCTCAGAATGTTCCGTTTCATGTATCTGTTGTCCCGATCTATACTGATCCAAAAAGAAAAATCTATCTTGATATGAGTGACCCAAACGACCCTCGTATGGCAGAGTTCAGGGAAACTATCAAGTATATGGCAGCAATGGGAGGAGTAATTGGCATACACGGTTATACGCATCAGCATGGAGATGGCATCTCAACTGCGGATTTTGAATTTGGGGTTGATGAGGAGACTTCAACTGATACTTATGCAGAATCACATATAACAAAAGCAATAGAAGCATTTAATAAATCAGGTATTAAATATTTTTACTGGGAGACACCGCACTATACGGCAAAAGCGAATCAGTACAAGATCTTTGCAAAGTATTTTACACTATTTTACGAGCCTGATTTTAACTATCACAGGACAAAAACAATTGCGGTTTACTACGATTTAAGGGATGATAAGAAGCCCGTTTACTTTTTTCCTGCGCCATTCCTTATGGTAACAAACGAAGCTGATGTTTTAAGGATTTTAAATTGGGCGAAGTTTTCTAATGCAAATTTCGTGTCCTTTTTCTTTCATCCTTTTAGAGAGTTTTATTCTACTTATGGTGGAGAAGGCAAGCTTGTTTTTGAAACAACCAGAACAAGAGGGTATATCGAAAGACTTGTAGAGGATTTGAAACATCAAGGATACACTTTTAAGACAATCAATGACCTTAAGATTATCACCTTTAAGCCTAATAGCGATGTCTATTCTATAAATGACCTTTATTTGGTCGATAAAAATAAGCCAATTTTTAAATCTAACACTTTCTATCTTCCTTTGAAGAGTTTACTAAGTTCCCTCAGCATAAACACGGAAAATTTAGAGGATACTTTGAATTTTGTTTCTAATAACCAAAAGATAACCTTATACCTAAAAGATCTTTCTATAGATGCTAATGGAATTAAGATTACAAAGGAAGGCTTTAAAGGGATACCCCCTATTATAAATGTTGGAAATAATCTTTATGCATCGGTTGATTTTATTTCACGCTTCCTTGCGGTAGTTCAAGTTAACAGTGCAAGGGAAGAGATAATAGTAATAAAGTAA